Within the Bacteroidota bacterium genome, the region TGCAGGCAGGTACTTTATTAAATCATATCCTTTTTCCTCTTCAAATTTTTCAAATAATCCATCCGACCATTTTATCCCTTTCGAGTGGTAAGGAAGTTCGAAGCTATCACTAAATAATGTTTCTACGGTTTTACCAAATTCATCGCCAACTGCTGCTTTATATTTTACTCCCAGATAGGAGATAAATTTTTCCATCGATGTTTTACTGAAATGGTTAACGGCATAATCGTTTTTATGTACAACCAACCAAAAACTCATTATCCTCCAGTTACCATTAGGCACTTTCCAGTTAAGAGATTTGTTTTCAACTTTATCGCTAAGATCTATAAGTGAGTTAACATCAATAATTCCATTGCTCACTTTTCCCGCTATAACTGCTAAAAGTTTTTCGTCACCTATTAACTTCTTTTGTTTGATTTCCCACGAGTTAGTTTTTTTCATCAAATCGAGGGGAAGTTTCTGTTCAAATTTACGGGGGCCTGTTACATTAATGAAAGTAGGAAGCATGTCTCGCGATTTATCCTCATCTGCAATTCCGGGATAACCCATTACCCATCCTGGACCGCCAAAGTTAAACGACACTTTCATTTTCAGGCGTTTTGCTTCTTTTACAGTA harbors:
- a CDS encoding glycosyl hydrolase, producing the protein MKKILLTFFTILFSLGSSMTVAQEFMSIHVESFKNPPAEYWPHTRWWWPGSAQTKENITYELEQMSSHGIKGVEQISMNPVYEKGNIKYLSDEYFELLKHTVKEAKRLKMKVSFNFGGPGWVMGYPGIADEDKSRDMLPTFINVTGPRKFEQKLPLDLMKKTNSWEIKQKKLIGDEKLLAVIAGKVSNGIIDVNSLIDLSDKVENKSLNWKVPNGNWRIMSFWLVVHKNDYAVNHFSKTSMEKFISYLGVKYKAAVGDEFGKTVETLFSDSFELPYHSKGIKWSDGLFEKFEEEKGYDLIKYLPA